In Porites lutea chromosome 7, jaPorLute2.1, whole genome shotgun sequence, a single window of DNA contains:
- the LOC140944610 gene encoding uncharacterized protein, whose amino-acid sequence MKQILDKEREEFSLKLKRQSRRVSDLEIKDKQQQNEIKEQTKAREIAEDMWKKIEEEKNALDAMKQSLEKEGGKINRVLLKTERDLSKAQERILNLEADNEEQRRKLEKFTDELSQEFSALRATYNELQERLRVEELTSSQTIHGLKDEVAYFKSSYQKTTEDLGIANQEQRSLAQRCELWKKSSQEKDLVCERAEKDKAVLSEKIQSEKAAKIELQENNETLRVELAAFKKQNVLLMQEVELLKEQNYNLRYYGGVIGKFRRMKRFIVNTFRRFSS is encoded by the exons atgaaacaaattctggataaagaaagagaagaatTCTCCCTGAAATTGAAACGACAATCAAGAAGAGTCAGTGATCTTGAAATCAaagacaaacaacaacaaaatgag ATCAAGGAACAGACAAAAGCAAGAGAGATTGCGGAGGACAt GTGGAAGAAAATTGAGGAGGAGAAGAATGCCTTGGATGCCATGAAGCAATCATTGGAGAAGGAAGGCGGCAAGATAAACCGGGTTCTCTTG aaaacAGAACGTGACCTTTCGAAAGCACAGGAGAGGATCCTTAATTTGGAAGCTGATAATGAAGAGCAAAGAAGAAAGCTCGAGAAATTCACAGATGAATTATCTCAGGAATTTTCCGCACTTCGCGCCACTTATAACGAG TTGCAAGAAAGGCTGCGAGTTGAAGAACT CACCTCTTCACAGACCATACATGGACTGAAAGATGAG GTCGCTTATTTTAAATCGTCTTACCAGAAAACCACCGAAGA TTTAGGCATTGCTAATCAAGAGCAACGTTCCTTGGCCCAGCGGTGTGAGTTGTGGAAGAAAAGCTCTCAGGAAAAAGATTTGGTTTGTGAACGTGCAGAGAAAGACAAAGCTGTTCTGTCTGAGAAGATTCAG TCTGAGAAGGCAGCAAAGATTGAATTGCAAGA AAATAACGAGACCCTCAGGGTAGAATTAGCTGCATTTAAGAAGCAAAACGTTCTGCTTATGCAAGAAGTTGAACTTCTCAAAGAACAG AATTACAATCTGCGATATTATGGTGGAGTCATTGGAAAATTCCGAAGGATGAAACGCTTCATCGTAAACACTTTTCGACGATTTTCATCATAA
- the LOC140944609 gene encoding uncharacterized protein → MASISEAFHVQPGEVNPYWEPPPLPKALQKKIDEKNLAKKPDHKEAIRLKPGDKNPLLWETNGVKPPVDHIENGGRDPYWNPQGEIPLRYYGVQPVPVQYQQFPYNPAVQQGWAGGIQLQPGHAPFIQPYWTTTAAQQQYAAQQQFAAMHPQQYATQHQQVATQHQQVATPQQQVATQQQNDATQQWKVATKHQESVKQQQDEEKKQEEKTGTTKTIQKRLEEMKQTLDKEREEFSLKLKRQSRRVSDLEIKDKQQQNEIKEQTKAREIAEDM, encoded by the exons ATGGCTTCTATAAGTGAAG CTTTTCATGTTCAACCTGGAGAGGTTAATCCATACTGGGAGCCACCTCCTTTACCAAAAG CTCTTCAGAAAAAGATTGATGAAAAGAATCTCGCTAAGAAGCCGGATCATAAAGAAG CTATAAGACTTAAACCCGGCGACAAAAATCCGTTGCTATGGGAAACGAACGGCGTTAAACCGCCAG TTGATCACATTGAAAATGGTGGAAGAGATCCTTACTGGAACCCGCAAGGAGAAATCCCATTGCGTTACTATGGCGTTCAG cccGTTCCCGTTCAGTACCAACAGTTCCCGTATAATCCTGCAGTTCAGCAAGGTTGGGCTGGCGGAATTCAACTGCAGCCAGGTCATGCCCCATTTAT TCAACCATACTGGACTACGACTGCAGCACAACAACAATATGCAGCTCAACAGCAATTTGCCGCAATGCACCCGCAGCAATATGCAACACAGCATCAGCAAGTTGCGACACAGCATCAGCAAGTTGCGACACCGCAGCAGCAAGTTGCGACACAACAGCAGAACGATGCAACACAGCAGTGGAAAGTTGCCACAAAACATCAGGAAAGtgtgaaacaacaacaagatgaggaaaagaaacaagaagaaaagaccGGCACCACCaagactattcaaaaacgtCTCGA agaaatgaaacaaactctggataaagaaagagaagaatTCTCCCTGAAATTGAAACGACAATCAAGAAGAGTCAGTGATCTTGAAATCAaagacaaacaacaacaaaatgag ATCAAGGAACAAACAAAAGCAAGAGAGATTGCCGAAGACATGTAA
- the LOC140944608 gene encoding uncharacterized protein encodes MKALMKRHRKRPIKVAYIKSSYQKTTEDLGIANQEQRSLAQRCELWKKSSQEKDLVCERAEKDKAVLSEKIESEKAAKIELQENNETLRVELAAFKKQNVLLMQEVELLKEQNYNLRYYGGVIGKFRRMKRFIVNTFRRFSS; translated from the exons ATGAAGGCTTTAATGAAACGACATAGAAAGAGGCCAATAAAa GTCGCTTATATTAAATCGTCTTACCAGAAAACCACCGAAGA TTTAGGCATTGCTAATCAAGAGCAACGTTCCTTGGCCCAGCGGTGTGAGTTGTGGAAGAAAAGCTCTCAGGAAAAAGATTTGGTTTGTGAACGcgcagagaaagacaaagcTGTTCTGTCTGAGAAGATTGAG TCTGAGAAGGCAGCAAAGATTGAATTGCAAGA AAATAACGAGACCCTCAGGGTAGAATTAGCTGCATTCAAGAAGCAAAACGTTCTGCTTATGCAAGAAGTTGAACTTCTCAAAGAACAG AATTACAATCTGCGATATTATGGTGGAGTCATTGGAAAATTCCGAAGGATGAAACGCTTCATCGTAAATACTTTTCGACGATTTTCATCATAA